The proteins below are encoded in one region of Nilaparvata lugens isolate BPH chromosome X, ASM1435652v1, whole genome shotgun sequence:
- the LOC120354510 gene encoding uncharacterized protein LOC120354510: MTQPSHPKPSFKHTPQYCYTHHVRINKMPNSSATADTSAAAASDVTTAPCNAPSTTPCNAPSTTPCNASANDTATIDASASTDTSATASDATAAPTADGAANNAANNAEIAGAIFREGRVFKPVTLENLAKMPRGVQINLRYVKRVTSINGEGITAELEREYDYARCFMPKMYINTYVGIFQKWNSMFRSLNA, encoded by the exons ATGACCCAACCTTCCCACCCCAAACCTTCCTTTAAGCATACCCCTCAGTACTGCTACACCCATCACGTGAGAATAAATAAG ATGCCGAATTCCTCCGCTACCGCTGATACCTCTGCTGCCGCAGCCTCTGATGTCACTACAGCCCCATGCAATGCCCCATCTACCACCCCATGCAATGCCCCATCTACCACCCCATGCAATGCCTCTGCAAATGATACCGCTACCATTGATGCCTCCGCATCAACTGACACCTCTGCCACAGCCTCTGATGCCACTGCCGCCCCAACCGCTGATGGTGCTGCCAACAATGCTGCCAACAATGCAGAGATAGCCGGAGCAATCTTCAGAGAGGGTAGAGTATTCAAACCTGTCACCCTAGAGAATCTTGCCAAAATGCCCAGAGGAGTACAGATCAATTTACGCTATGTGAAACGTGTAACCAGTATAAATGGTGAGGGAATAACTGCTGAATTAGAAAGAGAGTATGACTATGCACGTTGTTTCATGCCCAAAATGTATATCAACACATACgttggaatttttcaaaaatggaatTCCATGTTCCGAAGCCTAAATGCATAA